One Glycine max cultivar Williams 82 chromosome 8, Glycine_max_v4.0, whole genome shotgun sequence genomic window, taaggacatatacaaattaaaataagaaatttataagaaatttatcatttaagtattattatttattagaaataaattttatcatctaaTTTAAGATATTTATCCTTGGAATAGTAATATTTTGTGGATCTTACCTCATATTTGTGCTATTATACGTTCCCGTATCTCTAGAAAgataattaagtaaatttaatCTAACAACATTAATTTCTAATCTAATTTGagatagaaaattaatttttttacagcatatatatatatatatatatatatatatatatatatatatatatatatatatatatatatatatatatatatatatatatatatataattgattctTCAGAACTAGTTACTAATGATTACAAGGTAATTTATAACCTATTCAATTTTAGCTAGTCCAAAAGATTTACCATGTAATAAGATAAACCAAGACGTCGTATCAAAACATAATAATCAAGTacattaaaatatctttaacattacaaaaaaaaaaatcagataaaAGAAATCAAGATTATTCGTATATTCTATTGAAATTGCGGTCCAAAAGTCTAGAACTTAATCAGAAacacttataatattatttcagCTAATCAATTAGTAACGAACCGTGTAATAATATTTGACATAATAGGCGAGACAATTAATGAGGAACATATCCAAAGATAATTAACATCACCATTGAGATAAGATATATCACCAGATAATTAGATaagaaaatttttcaaaattaccaaCAAATAAAAACAGCTATAATAGTGGCATTACTAAATTGTTATATATGAGTCAATAACTACCCTTGTAATCATAGTTATGAAATCTGGTTTGGCTCAGTTAGTCAGGTTCAATCGGGACCCAATAACTTAATCGGATTGATTTTACTATTGGATCGGTCACGCAATTGACACAGGATGTTCCAATCAAACCAGAATGGTTAGGTACTGGATCCTGGTTGGACCGATCCACCTCTATGATGTCGTTTTGATgtctcattattattaattgttattttgcattttaaagtatgaatgaatttttcttattcaaataatattagttatatataatagataatatataattttgaatttttaatatataccggATGAAATCAGGTCAACAATTAATGACCACCAATTATATCACCGACCCACTATCTCGACTGGATCAATACTCGAGTCTGATTTCACAACTATCCTTGCAACACTAAAATCTTCTTGAGGCAATATTGCATGGTGCACAGCAAGAAGAACCCTCTAAGTTTGGAAGAATTTTCGCAACAAAGATAACATGAAAAGCAATAATGACAaagttgttgctgctgctgctgcatcATCAAATAAGTCAACAACAATGAAGAAGGAAGTACTTTGCAGGTATTGCAATAAGAAGTTCAGTTGTTACCAAGCCTTGGGTGGACATCATAATTCTCACAAGGCGGAAAGAGCAGCAGAAATACATAGCAAGGCTTCTGCTTGTTACAAAACATATGGTTATGGGTTTTGTGGCAAAACATTAGGGGTTTCACCACTGTCCATGACTCGTTTTAAACCTTCTATTATTGTTGGCCTCATATGGCAATGGGACTACATGACTGACTATCATCATGTTGCATGGCCAAGGCACCAGATTTTGAATCCTCCTCAACCCACCATGTATCAATTCATGGCTGAAGGGAGTGGATCTCACCAACACCACAAATTATATTAACCTTTGAGTTCTTCTATAGTCAGAGGAGGACCAACAAATTCAGCGTCACAACCACATTCATTACACCCTAGTTTATGTGACGAGGGAAACTTTGGTCAAGCAAGCAGTTCTTCAATCATAGAGAGTCCTGATGAGAATTGTGGTCAAGAAAACAGTTCTTCAATTTCAATGCCTGTGAATGCAGCGGTGAAGAAGCTTGATTTGACTCTCAAGCTTTGAAGTGACATGCT contains:
- the LOC106799534 gene encoding zinc finger protein 3, whose translation is MKSNNDKVVAAAAASSNKSTTMKKEVLCRYCNKKFSCYQALGGHHNSHKAERAAEIHSKASACYKTYGYGFCGKTLGVSPLSMTRFKPSIIVGLIWQWDYMTDYHHVAWPRHQILNPPQPTMYQFMAEGSGSHQHHKLY